A genomic window from Actinomycetota bacterium includes:
- a CDS encoding ATP-dependent Clp protease ATP-binding subunit — protein sequence MFQRFSDRARRVVVLAQEEARMLNHNYIGTEHLLLGLIQEGEGVAAKALESMGISLEAVRSQVEEIIGRGSTAPTGHIPFTPRAKKVLELSLREALQLGHNYIGTEHILLGLIREGEGVAAQVLTKLGADLDRVRNQVVQLLTGASGATKETGQTGEPAAQGNLLLDQFGRNLTQLAMQNKLDPVIGREKEIERVMQVLSRRTKNNPVLIGEPGVGKTAVVEGFAQRIVNNEVPHILAGKQLYTLDLGALVAGSRYRGDFEERLKKVVKEIRSRGDIILFIDELHNLVGAGAAEGAIDAASILKPALARGELQTIGATTLDEYRKHLEKDAALERRFQPIMVEEPTVEHTIEILKGLRDRYEAHHRVAITDDALVAAARLASRYISDRFLPDKAIDLIDEAASRLRINAMTAPPDFRETEERLQKVRQEKQAAIAAQEFEKAAALRDREKEIVEEMAQLEEDWKMPLGSHQLQVTEADIADILSSWTGIPVSQLTEEESSKLLRMEEELHKRVVGQHEAVVAVSRSIRRTRAGLKDPKRPGGSFIFLGPSGVGKTELARTLAEFLFGDESALIQIDMSEYMEKHAVSRLVGSPPGYVGYEEGGQLTEAVRRKPFSVVLLDEIEKAHPDAFNMLLQILEDGRLTDSQGHKVDFRNTIVIMTSNLGARDISKGTSLGFTAQKEGGLDYEKMKDRVLSELKRTFRPELLNRIDDVIVFHELTHEEIKQIVDLLMKRVKDQLAEQDIEIILSNDAKELLVKEGYDPVYGARPLRRAIQKLIEDPLSEKVLAKEFNPGSTILIATDEEGRITFEKVEAPESGADLLQTT from the coding sequence GTGTTTCAGAGGTTTTCAGACCGGGCGCGACGGGTGGTGGTCCTGGCGCAGGAAGAAGCCCGCATGCTCAACCATAATTATATCGGCACCGAGCACCTGCTCCTGGGGCTGATCCAGGAGGGCGAAGGGGTCGCGGCCAAGGCCCTGGAGTCTATGGGCATCAGCCTGGAGGCGGTGCGCAGCCAGGTGGAGGAGATAATCGGCCGCGGCAGCACAGCGCCCACCGGGCACATCCCCTTTACGCCGAGGGCCAAAAAGGTGCTGGAGCTGTCCCTGCGCGAGGCCCTGCAGCTGGGGCACAACTACATCGGCACGGAACATATCCTCCTCGGGCTCATCCGCGAGGGGGAGGGCGTCGCCGCCCAGGTGCTCACCAAGCTGGGCGCGGACCTGGACCGGGTGCGCAACCAGGTGGTGCAGCTGCTCACGGGGGCCTCCGGCGCCACCAAGGAGACGGGGCAGACGGGGGAGCCGGCCGCCCAGGGGAACCTGCTCCTGGACCAGTTCGGCCGCAACCTCACCCAGCTCGCCATGCAGAACAAGCTCGACCCGGTGATCGGGCGCGAAAAGGAGATCGAGCGGGTGATGCAGGTGCTCTCCCGGCGCACCAAGAACAATCCCGTGCTCATCGGGGAGCCCGGGGTGGGCAAGACCGCGGTGGTGGAGGGGTTCGCCCAGCGCATCGTGAACAACGAGGTGCCCCACATCCTGGCGGGGAAGCAGCTCTACACCCTGGACCTGGGCGCCCTGGTGGCCGGCTCGCGCTACCGCGGCGATTTCGAGGAGCGCCTGAAGAAGGTGGTGAAGGAGATCCGCAGCCGCGGGGACATCATCCTCTTCATCGACGAGCTGCACAACCTAGTGGGGGCGGGAGCGGCGGAGGGGGCCATCGACGCCGCCTCCATTCTCAAGCCGGCGCTGGCCCGCGGCGAGCTACAGACCATCGGCGCCACCACCCTGGACGAGTACCGCAAGCACCTGGAGAAGGACGCCGCCCTGGAGAGGCGTTTTCAGCCCATCATGGTAGAGGAGCCGACGGTGGAGCACACCATCGAGATCCTCAAAGGCCTGCGGGACCGTTACGAGGCCCACCACCGCGTGGCCATCACCGACGACGCCTTGGTGGCGGCGGCCAGGCTGGCCAGCAGGTACATATCCGACCGCTTCCTTCCCGATAAGGCCATCGACCTCATCGACGAGGCCGCGTCCCGGCTGCGCATAAACGCCATGACCGCGCCCCCCGATTTCCGGGAGACGGAGGAAAGGCTGCAGAAGGTGCGCCAGGAAAAGCAGGCGGCCATCGCGGCTCAGGAGTTCGAGAAGGCCGCGGCCCTGCGGGACCGCGAAAAGGAGATAGTGGAGGAGATGGCGCAGCTCGAGGAGGACTGGAAGATGCCCCTCGGCTCGCACCAGCTCCAGGTGACCGAGGCCGACATCGCCGATATCCTCTCCTCCTGGACGGGCATCCCCGTGAGCCAGCTCACCGAGGAGGAGTCGAGCAAGCTCCTGCGCATGGAGGAGGAGCTGCACAAGAGGGTGGTGGGACAGCACGAGGCGGTGGTGGCGGTGTCGCGCTCCATCCGCCGCACCCGCGCCGGTCTCAAGGACCCCAAGCGCCCGGGCGGCTCATTCATCTTCCTGGGGCCTTCCGGGGTGGGCAAGACGGAGCTGGCGCGCACCCTGGCGGAGTTCCTCTTCGGGGACGAGTCGGCCCTCATCCAGATCGACATGTCCGAGTACATGGAGAAACACGCGGTATCGCGCCTGGTGGGTTCGCCGCCCGGCTATGTAGGCTACGAGGAGGGCGGACAGCTCACGGAGGCGGTACGCCGCAAGCCCTTCAGCGTGGTCCTGTTGGACGAGATCGAGAAGGCCCACCCCGACGCCTTCAACATGCTCCTGCAGATACTGGAGGACGGCAGGTTGACGGACTCTCAGGGCCACAAGGTGGATTTCCGCAACACCATCGTCATCATGACCTCCAACCTGGGAGCCAGGGACATCAGCAAGGGGACCTCCCTCGGGTTCACAGCCCAGAAAGAGGGTGGACTGGACTACGAGAAGATGAAGGACCGCGTGCTCTCGGAGTTAAAGAGGACCTTCCGACCGGAGCTGCTCAACCGCATCGACGACGTCATCGTATTCCACGAGCTGACCCACGAGGAGATCAAGCAGATCGTGGACCTGCTCATGAAGAGGGTCAAGGACCAGCTCGCGGAACAGGATATTGAGATCATCCTCTCCAACGACGCCAAGGAGCTGCTGGTGAAGGAGGGCTACGACCCCGTTTACGGGGCGAGGCCCCTGCGGCGGGCGATCCAGAAGCTCATCGAGGATCCGCTTTCCGAGAAGGTGCTGGCCAAGGAGTTCAACCCGGGATCTACCATCCTCATCGCCACCGACGAGGAGGGCCGCATCACCTTCGAGAAGGTGGAGGCCCCCGAGAGCGGCGCCGACCTGCTCCAGACCACCTAG